From Streptomyces sp. NBC_01754, a single genomic window includes:
- a CDS encoding ribokinase, producing the protein MKIAVVGSYGAGLTMRVPKAPSAGETVAGGLFDSGAGGKGSNQAVGAARLGAEVSLLTAVGDDEFGRSARELWRREGVGAGHVLTAEAPTMVGFILVEPSGENRIAIAPGALDELDAAAVGSFRAEIASADVLVVSMEIPEEAVVAALRAGRECGTRTLLNPAPARPLPEECWPLIDVLTPNQTEAPVLLGLDEGHGLGDEELARTLHERTGGVVVITRGGEGALIAEASGVTGVPPHPARTVVDTTGAGDSFTAAFAVALAEGQPVGQAVEFAAVAGSHTVSIAGVVPALPTRAQLNALIGNAS; encoded by the coding sequence ATGAAGATCGCGGTTGTCGGTAGTTACGGGGCCGGCCTCACCATGCGGGTGCCCAAGGCCCCTTCGGCGGGCGAGACCGTCGCGGGCGGCCTCTTCGATTCCGGTGCCGGGGGCAAGGGCAGCAACCAGGCCGTGGGCGCCGCCCGGCTGGGTGCCGAGGTCTCGCTGCTCACCGCGGTGGGCGACGACGAATTCGGAAGGTCCGCGCGGGAGCTGTGGCGGCGCGAGGGAGTGGGGGCCGGGCATGTCCTGACCGCGGAGGCGCCCACCATGGTCGGGTTCATCCTGGTCGAGCCGTCCGGGGAGAACCGCATCGCCATCGCTCCGGGGGCCCTGGACGAGCTGGACGCCGCCGCTGTCGGCTCCTTCCGTGCCGAGATCGCTTCCGCCGACGTCCTGGTCGTCTCGATGGAGATCCCCGAGGAGGCCGTGGTCGCCGCGCTCCGCGCCGGCCGCGAGTGCGGAACGCGGACTCTGCTCAATCCGGCACCCGCCCGGCCGCTGCCCGAGGAGTGCTGGCCGCTCATCGACGTCCTCACACCCAACCAGACGGAGGCACCCGTCCTCCTCGGACTCGACGAGGGGCACGGGCTCGGCGACGAGGAACTGGCCCGCACGCTGCACGAGCGCACCGGCGGCGTCGTCGTCATCACCCGCGGCGGCGAAGGCGCGCTGATCGCCGAGGCGTCCGGTGTCACCGGCGTGCCGCCGCACCCGGCCCGGACCGTCGTCGACACCACCGGGGCCGGCGACTCCTTCACCGCCGCATTCGCCGTCGCCCTGGCCGAGGGGCAGCCCGTCGGCCAGGCCGTGGAGTTCGCCGCCGTCGCGGGCTCTCACACCGTGTCGATCGCGGGCGTCGTTCCCGCCCTCCCCACCAGAGCCCAGCTGAACGCCCTGATTGGAAACGCCTCGTGA
- a CDS encoding ABC transporter permease, with the protein MTSTTSKPPTTAPPSPTEPSRQFPLALRRLLHAREAGVFAALVLLFLLGTVLSPTFAQSDNLLSVGQQIAQIGIMAVGATFVILNGEIDLSVGSTYALSAISTGMLISDGWNWPTAMLVGLAVGALAGLFNGLAVVVLGVPSFIVTLGTLSVFRGVALLISDGAPISLSSSLPGVAEFNLLGQGRLFGLVPMQFVFFAVVAAIGVVLLARSRFGFNTYAVGGNQEAARLVGVDVKRVKLTAFVLSGFTAGLAGVLGLSFLSYVQGVTGQGLELTVISAVIIGGAALFGGSGTMWGTVIGVAFIGLLQNILNIKGISSFWQTVVTGLVIVAAVAADTWQRKRKSRA; encoded by the coding sequence GTGACCTCGACAACATCCAAGCCGCCGACCACCGCGCCACCGTCGCCCACCGAGCCGTCCCGGCAGTTCCCGCTCGCACTGCGCAGGCTGCTGCACGCGCGTGAGGCGGGCGTGTTCGCCGCGCTCGTCCTGCTCTTCCTGCTGGGCACGGTGCTCTCACCGACCTTCGCACAGTCCGACAACCTGCTCTCGGTGGGCCAGCAGATCGCGCAGATCGGGATCATGGCCGTCGGGGCGACGTTCGTCATCCTCAACGGCGAGATCGACCTCTCGGTCGGCTCGACCTACGCACTGTCCGCGATCTCCACCGGAATGCTCATCTCGGACGGCTGGAACTGGCCCACGGCCATGCTCGTCGGACTGGCCGTGGGGGCCCTGGCCGGGCTCTTCAACGGGCTGGCCGTGGTCGTGCTGGGCGTACCGTCCTTCATCGTCACCCTGGGCACGCTCAGTGTCTTCCGCGGTGTCGCCCTGCTCATCTCCGACGGCGCCCCGATCTCACTGAGCTCCTCCCTGCCCGGCGTCGCGGAGTTCAACCTCCTCGGCCAGGGACGGCTGTTCGGCCTGGTGCCCATGCAGTTCGTCTTCTTCGCGGTCGTCGCCGCCATCGGTGTGGTCCTGCTGGCGCGTTCGCGCTTCGGCTTCAACACCTACGCGGTCGGCGGCAACCAGGAGGCCGCCCGGCTCGTCGGCGTCGACGTCAAGCGGGTCAAGCTCACCGCCTTCGTCCTCTCCGGTTTCACCGCCGGACTCGCCGGCGTCCTCGGCCTGTCCTTCCTCTCCTACGTGCAGGGTGTGACCGGCCAGGGACTGGAACTCACCGTCATCTCCGCCGTCATCATCGGCGGCGCCGCACTCTTCGGCGGCTCGGGCACGATGTGGGGCACCGTCATCGGCGTCGCCTTCATCGGCCTGCTCCAGAACATCCTCAACATCAAGGGCATCTCGTCCTTCTGGCAGACCGTCGTCACCGGTCTCGTCATCGTCGCCGCGGTCGCGGCCGACACCTGGCAGCGAAAGCGCAAGAGCCGCGCCTGA
- a CDS encoding sugar ABC transporter substrate-binding protein — MSSRTLLRSLSAVTAAAAALALTACGAVTAGDATGTDDGSFKVASYIQQRIDDDKPMRIKLSYHDPSLAFATPISSGMKRAGKEFGADVSLIGPTGGDAAKQVSEIQTLIQQKAVDALAVSSASSDALKPVISQAYKAGIPIISFNTDNPDSQQMGFVGQDLKGSGKSQAEELRKNLNGDIKGKSVVVFSVDTGAGWSHDRFNGFKEGLDGSGLKIVGPVNVGNEPSTAYNTVESTMSGQSGVVAVAGLDCCSTTAAAKWVAQSGHPDDITMGGFDLLTQTAEYIDRGVLDFTISQNPSEQGYQAVKVLHDFLTEGTEITGVDTGAQFITGDNLADATVED, encoded by the coding sequence ATGTCCTCGCGCACCCTCCTCAGATCCCTCAGCGCCGTGACGGCCGCCGCCGCGGCCCTCGCCCTCACCGCCTGCGGTGCCGTCACCGCCGGCGACGCCACCGGCACCGACGACGGCTCCTTCAAGGTCGCCTCGTACATCCAGCAGCGGATCGACGACGACAAGCCGATGCGCATCAAGCTGAGCTACCACGACCCGTCCCTCGCCTTCGCCACACCGATCAGCTCGGGCATGAAGCGCGCGGGCAAGGAGTTCGGGGCCGACGTCTCCCTCATAGGCCCCACCGGCGGCGACGCCGCCAAGCAGGTCTCCGAGATCCAGACACTCATCCAGCAGAAGGCCGTGGACGCACTCGCCGTCTCCTCCGCCTCCAGCGACGCGCTCAAGCCGGTCATCAGCCAGGCCTACAAGGCCGGCATCCCGATCATCTCGTTCAACACCGACAACCCCGACTCCCAGCAGATGGGCTTCGTCGGCCAGGACCTCAAGGGCTCCGGCAAGTCCCAGGCCGAAGAACTCCGCAAGAACCTGAACGGGGACATCAAGGGCAAGTCCGTGGTGGTCTTCTCCGTCGACACCGGAGCCGGCTGGTCACACGACCGCTTCAACGGCTTCAAGGAAGGCCTGGACGGAAGCGGCCTGAAGATCGTCGGACCGGTGAACGTCGGCAACGAACCCAGCACCGCCTACAACACCGTCGAGTCCACCATGTCCGGCCAGTCCGGCGTGGTCGCCGTCGCCGGCCTGGACTGCTGCTCGACCACGGCCGCCGCCAAGTGGGTGGCCCAGTCCGGCCACCCGGACGACATCACGATGGGCGGCTTCGACCTGCTCACCCAGACGGCCGAGTACATCGACCGCGGGGTCCTGGACTTCACCATCAGCCAGAACCCGTCCGAACAGGGCTACCAGGCCGTGAAGGTGCTGCACGACTTCCTCACCGAGGGCACCGAGATCACCGGTGTGGACACCGGCGCCCAGTTCATCACCGGCGACAACCTCGCCGACGCCACCGTGGAGGACTGA
- a CDS encoding sugar ABC transporter ATP-binding protein produces MTATPHDTSPDTAGHAVRVRGVSRNFGPVRALRDVSFDVPAGEITALLGENGAGKSTLLKILAGLQPPSEGSVTVFGEQVTSFEPSTMLDRHGVAIVPQELSLLPDRTVAENVLSGIEPGHRWFPSRRRMLERTTELLAELDLSLDPNAPVRTLDLATQQLIVVARSVARGCRVLILDEPTAMLTPAEADRLFTLMDRLKTGGTTMLYVSHRMPEVFRLADHIQVLRDGTHVASWRSTDTTPDQAVAAMVGRELGQFTRRPAQESRTNAEPALKVRELSGRRHHDVTFDLRPGEILGVAGLPDSGRVELLHNLFGADPGTGGTVELLGTPYERRNPIASVERRLAFVPGERRAQGLLTTMSVGENVGALTTKTFSRLGLIRRRAFDSAATEQAQRLRVKTATTSQPITSLSGGNQQKAVLGRWLAINPGVLILDEPTRGVDIGAKAEIYAQLSALAEKGLAILCSSSDLPELLTLTDRIAVMSQGRLVALVDTAEATEESVMTLATGAVPAAA; encoded by the coding sequence ATGACCGCCACACCCCACGACACATCCCCGGACACCGCCGGCCACGCCGTCCGCGTCCGCGGCGTCTCCCGCAACTTCGGCCCGGTCCGCGCCCTGCGCGACGTCTCCTTCGACGTCCCCGCAGGCGAGATCACCGCACTGCTCGGGGAGAACGGTGCCGGCAAGTCGACCCTGCTGAAGATCCTGGCCGGCCTCCAGCCGCCCAGCGAAGGCAGCGTCACCGTCTTCGGCGAACAGGTCACCTCCTTCGAGCCGAGCACGATGCTCGACCGGCACGGAGTCGCGATCGTCCCCCAGGAACTGTCGCTGCTGCCCGACCGCACCGTGGCGGAGAACGTGCTCAGCGGCATCGAGCCGGGCCACCGCTGGTTCCCCTCCCGGCGCCGGATGCTGGAACGCACCACCGAACTCCTCGCCGAACTCGACCTAAGCCTGGACCCGAACGCCCCCGTCCGCACCCTGGACCTGGCCACCCAGCAACTCATCGTGGTCGCCCGCTCCGTCGCCCGGGGCTGCCGCGTACTGATCCTGGACGAACCGACGGCGATGCTCACCCCCGCCGAGGCCGACCGGCTGTTCACCCTGATGGACAGACTCAAGACGGGCGGGACGACCATGCTCTACGTCTCGCACCGCATGCCCGAGGTCTTCCGCCTGGCCGACCACATCCAGGTACTCCGCGACGGCACCCACGTCGCCTCCTGGCGCAGCACGGACACCACCCCCGACCAGGCGGTCGCCGCGATGGTCGGCCGCGAACTGGGCCAGTTCACCCGCCGCCCGGCCCAAGAGAGCCGGACGAACGCCGAACCCGCCCTGAAGGTAAGGGAACTGAGCGGCAGACGACACCACGACGTCACCTTCGACCTGCGCCCCGGCGAAATCCTCGGCGTGGCCGGACTGCCCGACTCCGGCCGGGTGGAACTCCTGCACAACCTCTTCGGAGCAGACCCCGGCACCGGCGGAACCGTGGAACTGCTCGGCACACCCTACGAACGGCGCAACCCCATCGCCAGTGTCGAACGCCGGCTCGCGTTCGTCCCCGGCGAGCGCCGCGCCCAGGGCCTGCTCACCACCATGAGCGTCGGCGAGAACGTCGGCGCGCTCACCACGAAGACGTTCAGCCGCCTCGGCCTCATCCGCCGCCGCGCCTTCGACTCGGCCGCGACCGAGCAGGCACAGCGGCTGAGGGTCAAGACGGCCACCACGAGCCAGCCCATCACCAGCCTGTCCGGCGGCAACCAGCAAAAGGCCGTACTGGGACGCTGGCTGGCGATCAACCCCGGAGTGCTCATCCTCGACGAACCCACACGCGGCGTGGACATCGGCGCCAAGGCGGAGATCTACGCACAACTGTCCGCGCTCGCCGAAAAGGGCCTGGCCATCCTCTGCTCCTCCTCCGACCTGCCCGAACTGCTCACCCTGACCGACCGGATCGCGGTGATGAGCCAGGGCCGCCTGGTGGCCCTCGTCGACACCGCCGAGGCCACCGAGGAGTCCGTCATGACCCTCGCCACCGGTGCGGTACCGGCCGCGGCCTGA
- the rbsD gene encoding D-ribose pyranase → MKRSGILNAELSGLLAELGHTDLLLVVDAGFPVPRDAHRIDLALAENLPDLRTVLGLIADELVVEGVVRAEDVPTHNPRLDTWLHERFTDAEFTTRPHTEMLGDLARQAKAVVRTGAFEPWGNIGLYCGVDVPRWFGGEGIVVPEQYASKL, encoded by the coding sequence ATGAAACGCTCCGGCATCCTCAACGCCGAACTGAGCGGACTCCTGGCCGAACTCGGCCACACCGACCTGCTGCTCGTCGTCGACGCCGGCTTCCCCGTGCCGCGCGACGCGCACCGTATCGACCTCGCCCTCGCCGAGAACCTGCCCGACCTGCGCACGGTGCTCGGCCTGATCGCCGACGAACTCGTCGTCGAGGGCGTGGTCCGGGCCGAAGACGTCCCCACCCACAACCCCCGGCTCGACACCTGGCTGCATGAACGCTTCACCGACGCCGAGTTCACCACCCGCCCGCACACCGAGATGCTCGGGGACCTGGCCCGGCAGGCCAAGGCCGTCGTACGCACCGGAGCCTTCGAACCCTGGGGCAACATCGGCCTGTACTGCGGCGTCGACGTCCCCCGGTGGTTCGGCGGCGAGGGCATCGTCGTACCCGAGCAGTACGCCTCCAAACTCTGA
- the deoC gene encoding deoxyribose-phosphate aldolase, whose product MSETTTATPTGLTLTPAELAPYIQHTKIDPDATREEMIAHAQEAATHGFNAAMVPASWLPTVVAELSGTGVEIASALDFPTVGVMTSAGKAAEAAEIARLGATQLDIGVQIGWLKSGRYDDFREDIAGVVRASGLPVKVMLELPLLTDQEKEAAVELAMEAGVAFLKNASSGQIETASPASVRYLVDRARDGVRVKASGSIKTYRQGLELLRAGASLLGTSAGLAIITDTGDEATVSY is encoded by the coding sequence ATGTCCGAAACCACCACCGCCACCCCCACCGGACTCACCCTCACCCCGGCCGAGCTCGCCCCCTACATCCAGCACACCAAGATCGACCCGGACGCGACACGCGAGGAGATGATCGCCCACGCCCAGGAGGCCGCCACCCACGGCTTCAACGCCGCGATGGTGCCCGCCTCCTGGCTGCCCACCGTGGTCGCCGAACTCAGCGGCACCGGCGTGGAGATCGCCTCCGCCCTGGACTTCCCGACCGTCGGCGTCATGACCAGCGCCGGGAAGGCCGCCGAGGCCGCCGAGATCGCCCGGCTCGGCGCCACCCAGCTCGACATAGGCGTCCAGATCGGCTGGCTCAAGAGCGGACGCTACGACGACTTCCGCGAGGACATCGCAGGCGTCGTCCGCGCCTCGGGCCTGCCCGTTAAGGTCATGCTGGAACTGCCGCTGCTCACCGACCAGGAGAAGGAGGCCGCCGTCGAACTCGCCATGGAAGCAGGCGTCGCCTTCCTGAAGAACGCAAGCAGCGGACAGATCGAGACGGCGAGCCCCGCCAGCGTTCGCTACCTTGTGGACCGCGCGCGGGACGGAGTCCGGGTGAAGGCGTCCGGCTCGATCAAGACCTACCGGCAGGGTCTTGAACTCCTGCGCGCCGGCGCCTCCCTGCTCGGGACCAGCGCCGGCCTGGCCATCATCACCGACACCGGTGACGAGGCGACCGTCAGCTACTGA
- a CDS encoding GntR family transcriptional regulator, producing MTADKGVLPAIKRDVPTAIHVQVSEHIRLRIASGEWPAHYRLKSEPELAQEFGVSRGTLRRALTTLIEEGLLRQVRGRGTFVTSTTIEPAIAQKLSTLSEDFASQGVVTTTTVPECALIVPPQPVAALLDVAPGTQVLRLVRVRRTDQGPVALLFNFVRTDLAPGIEEVDFTSSSLFGVLEGTYGLKIATARRTFSAEAATADVATALDLGEGAPVQYLQQVTYLADDRPVEYSDVWIHSGRLRVTSLLLRR from the coding sequence GTGACGGCCGACAAAGGGGTACTCCCGGCCATCAAACGGGATGTCCCCACGGCGATCCACGTGCAGGTCTCGGAACACATCCGACTGCGTATCGCCAGCGGCGAATGGCCGGCGCACTACCGCCTCAAGAGCGAGCCGGAACTGGCTCAGGAATTCGGCGTCAGCCGCGGCACCCTGCGGCGCGCCCTGACCACGCTCATCGAGGAAGGCCTGCTACGACAGGTACGGGGACGCGGCACCTTCGTCACCTCGACGACGATCGAACCCGCCATCGCCCAGAAGCTGAGCACCCTGTCCGAGGACTTCGCCAGCCAGGGCGTCGTCACCACCACCACGGTGCCCGAGTGCGCGCTGATCGTCCCGCCCCAGCCCGTCGCGGCCCTCCTGGACGTCGCCCCGGGCACCCAGGTACTGCGCCTGGTGCGTGTCCGCAGAACCGACCAGGGGCCGGTCGCCCTGCTCTTCAACTTCGTACGCACCGACCTCGCGCCCGGCATCGAAGAGGTGGACTTCACCTCCTCCAGCCTCTTCGGCGTCCTGGAGGGCACCTACGGACTGAAGATCGCCACGGCCCGCCGCACCTTCAGCGCCGAGGCCGCCACCGCCGACGTCGCCACCGCCCTCGACCTGGGCGAGGGCGCCCCCGTGCAGTACCTCCAGCAGGTCACCTACCTCGCCGACGACCGGCCGGTGGAGTACTCCGACGTATGGATCCACAGCGGCCGGCTGCGGGTCACCTCGCTGCTGCTGCGCAGATGA
- a CDS encoding threonine/serine dehydratase, with translation MHRLTYGDIEQAVDRISGRVRPVSLAPVDAGAIRTAPRGPLEDRPEAPCEVWLALEYMQHTGSFKARGAQNFIQAHREAGTLPDAGVSIASGGNAGLACAWAARQQGITATVFLPATAPAVKVTRLRSYGADVRLTGTQYAQALAACEDFTAATGALASHAYDHPLIAAGAGTLLEEIRRQIPGLDTVVVAVGGGGLFAGIATAAQHHGVRVVAVEPENCRALNATIEAGRPVDVPVDSIAADSLGARRASAMALYAAQESEAHSVLVPDSEIVRARQTLWDHRRIAVEHGAATALAALTAPPQVPVRPATPSGSYRPADGEKVAVVLCGANTDPAQLVRQSPEP, from the coding sequence ATGCACCGCCTCACCTACGGGGACATCGAGCAGGCCGTCGACCGGATCTCGGGGCGTGTCCGCCCCGTCTCCCTCGCCCCGGTCGACGCCGGGGCGATCCGCACCGCTCCCCGTGGTCCCCTGGAGGACCGCCCCGAAGCGCCCTGCGAGGTGTGGCTGGCGCTGGAGTACATGCAGCACACCGGCTCCTTCAAGGCCCGCGGCGCCCAGAACTTCATCCAGGCCCACCGCGAGGCCGGCACCCTCCCGGACGCCGGGGTGAGTATCGCCTCCGGTGGCAATGCCGGGCTCGCGTGCGCGTGGGCGGCCCGGCAGCAGGGCATCACCGCCACGGTGTTCCTGCCGGCCACCGCCCCGGCCGTGAAGGTCACCAGGCTCCGCTCCTACGGTGCCGACGTCCGGCTGACCGGCACGCAGTACGCGCAGGCTCTCGCGGCGTGCGAGGACTTCACGGCCGCGACCGGCGCGCTTGCCTCCCACGCCTACGACCACCCGCTGATCGCCGCCGGGGCGGGCACGCTGCTGGAGGAGATCCGCCGGCAGATCCCGGGTCTGGACACCGTGGTGGTCGCCGTCGGCGGCGGTGGCCTGTTCGCCGGTATCGCCACCGCCGCCCAGCACCACGGTGTACGCGTCGTCGCGGTGGAGCCGGAGAACTGCCGCGCGCTGAACGCCACCATCGAGGCCGGCCGCCCCGTCGATGTCCCGGTCGACTCGATCGCCGCCGACTCCCTCGGTGCCCGCCGCGCGTCCGCCATGGCCCTGTATGCCGCCCAGGAGAGCGAAGCGCACTCCGTGCTCGTGCCGGACAGCGAGATCGTCCGTGCCCGCCAGACCCTGTGGGACCACCGCCGTATCGCCGTCGAACACGGGGCGGCGACCGCGCTGGCCGCCCTCACGGCTCCGCCGCAGGTACCCGTCCGGCCCGCCACGCCGTCCGGCAGCTACCGTCCCGCCGACGGCGAGAAGGTCGCCGTCGTGCTCTGCGGAGCGAACACCGACCCCGCGCAGCTCGTCCGCCAGAGCCCCGAGCCCTGA
- a CDS encoding GNAT family N-acetyltransferase, translating into MNDILIDELRTAYDAQLRGVTPPGGGARIEKDGPLTRVVGWHRGFVTGPRDLGVRGAELDTLIARQRDFYAARGEAVEWKTRAHDLPADLTDRLTAAGFVAEDSETVLVGQSADLAADPVLPDGVTLRRVTAGPDLRRIAAMESTVWGENWDRLADDLAARIENAPEDIVVLVAETRTEVVCAAWLVFKDGVDFGGLWGGSTLEEWRGQGIYRAMVAHRAQLAAARDVPYVYVDASADSAPILTRLGLHTVTTTTPYVWSP; encoded by the coding sequence GTGAACGACATCCTGATCGACGAACTCCGCACCGCCTATGACGCCCAACTCCGTGGTGTCACCCCGCCCGGCGGCGGCGCCCGCATCGAGAAGGACGGCCCGCTGACCCGTGTCGTCGGTTGGCACCGCGGCTTCGTCACGGGCCCACGCGACCTCGGTGTGCGCGGGGCGGAACTCGACACGCTCATAGCGCGCCAGCGTGACTTCTACGCCGCCCGTGGCGAGGCCGTCGAATGGAAGACCCGCGCCCATGACCTCCCCGCCGACCTCACCGACCGGCTCACGGCGGCCGGCTTCGTCGCCGAGGACAGCGAGACCGTGCTCGTCGGGCAGTCCGCAGACCTCGCCGCAGACCCCGTCCTGCCCGACGGCGTGACCCTCCGCCGCGTCACCGCCGGACCAGACCTCCGGCGCATCGCCGCTATGGAGAGCACCGTCTGGGGCGAGAACTGGGATCGGCTCGCCGACGACCTGGCCGCCCGGATCGAGAACGCCCCCGAAGACATCGTGGTACTCGTCGCCGAGACACGCACCGAAGTCGTCTGCGCCGCTTGGCTGGTGTTCAAGGACGGCGTCGACTTCGGCGGCCTCTGGGGCGGCTCAACACTCGAGGAATGGCGCGGACAGGGCATCTACCGGGCCATGGTCGCCCACCGGGCCCAACTCGCCGCTGCCCGCGACGTCCCCTACGTCTACGTCGACGCCTCAGCCGACAGCGCCCCGATCCTCACCCGCCTCGGCCTGCACACGGTCACCACGACGACACCGTATGTCTGGTCGCCCTGA
- a CDS encoding MerR family transcriptional regulator, producing the protein MLIGEVARRSGVSARMLRHYESLGLVRPSGRTGSGYREYSGKDLRRIFHIESLRSLGLSLREIGRALEDPGFTPSALVGDLVRRTRERIAAESELLTRLRRIDATDPAGWEDVLQVVALLQALGSKSANARQRAALSSADEVVVPVEALVEAALGEAEPTVAGALRWALARSGDGGPELLAEGLGSPVAAVRERAVQCLAELPGDEATAQLREALVNPDVVVRGYAALALGTRGVVDVVPTLIDMIVEGRNDTDAADALSVLSSDEATADRIATGLVDRIAHGTTGAPARGRLTQALAGIPGATASHALVELSHDGERAVALTAAYLLQLRDTR; encoded by the coding sequence CCGGTTATCGGGAGTACTCCGGGAAGGACCTCCGGCGGATCTTCCATATCGAGAGCCTGCGGTCGCTGGGGCTGTCGCTGCGTGAGATCGGGCGCGCGCTCGAAGATCCCGGCTTCACGCCTTCCGCTCTCGTCGGCGACCTCGTCCGTCGGACGCGCGAACGCATCGCGGCGGAGAGTGAGCTGCTCACGCGGCTGCGCCGGATCGATGCCACGGACCCCGCCGGCTGGGAGGACGTCCTCCAGGTCGTCGCGCTCCTCCAGGCGTTGGGGTCCAAGAGCGCCAACGCGCGCCAGCGGGCGGCTCTTTCCTCGGCCGACGAGGTCGTGGTTCCGGTGGAGGCCCTGGTCGAGGCGGCACTTGGTGAGGCGGAGCCGACCGTCGCGGGGGCCCTTCGGTGGGCGCTGGCGCGATCGGGCGACGGTGGCCCGGAACTGCTGGCGGAGGGCCTCGGCTCACCGGTGGCCGCGGTACGGGAACGTGCCGTTCAGTGCCTCGCCGAGCTGCCCGGTGACGAGGCCACCGCGCAGCTGCGGGAGGCTCTCGTGAATCCCGACGTCGTGGTCCGCGGATACGCGGCTTTGGCTCTCGGGACGCGTGGAGTGGTCGATGTGGTTCCGACGCTCATCGACATGATCGTGGAGGGAAGGAACGACACCGATGCGGCCGATGCGCTGAGCGTGCTGTCCAGTGACGAGGCGACGGCGGACCGGATCGCGACCGGGCTCGTCGACCGGATCGCCCACGGCACCACCGGGGCGCCTGCGCGCGGACGGCTGACCCAGGCGTTGGCGGGCATCCCGGGGGCGACGGCCTCGCATGCCCTCGTGGAGCTGTCGCATGACGGGGAGCGTGCCGTCGCGCTGACCGCGGCGTACCTTCTCCAGCTTCGCGACACACGGTGA